A single genomic interval of Cucumis sativus cultivar 9930 chromosome 5, Cucumber_9930_V3, whole genome shotgun sequence harbors:
- the LOC101208955 gene encoding uncharacterized protein LOC101208955 isoform X3 — translation MEVKVWQRNRAHRFSLLPHSTPPSLILSLSNWANTKKSFNNQLRGIALRWRFQLLADISKHQLSTKHHFVHILEGYGRNESLTSTSNQNGDPPHSIVMANKKIMDTDLEQKRQNIKIQNPREIRNAFQLEEKLQSALNGLRIYKKLFALASSHQPPARTTSFIVLVPLVIFCARCIIGASYARAFGTLKLKAIDKQEGERRKFRSGHWRSALRDIRELDGLDCEAPIDSTSPSEDEQISVEELSHAYKKLDQDYEKFLSECGLSKWGYWRGGTQRPEQE, via the exons ATGGAAGTGAAGGTGTGGCAGAGAAATAGAGCACAccgtttttctcttcttccacACTCAACTCCTCCTTCTCTAATTCTTAGTCTCAG TAATTGGGCCAACACCAAAAAATCATTCAACAACCAACTCAGAGGCATTGCTCTG AGATGGAGGTTTCAACTTCTGGCCGATATATCCAAACATCAACTCTCCACCAAACACCACTTTGTTCATATTTTAGAAGG ATATGGTAGGAACGAGAGCttaacttcaacttcaaaccAGAATGGAGATCCTCCACATTCCATTGTCATGGCTAATAAGAAGATAATGGACACGGATCTAGAACAAAAGCGGCAGAATATCAAGATTCAAAACCCTCGAGAA ATTAGAAATGCATTTCAATTAGAAGAAAAGCTCCAAAGTGCTTTGAATGGACTTCGAATCTATAAGAAGCTTTTTGCGCTAGCCTCTTCTCATCAACCTCct GCTAGAACCACTAGTTTTATAGTTTTGGTTCCTCTTGTAATATTTTGTGCCAGATGCATAATTGGTGCTTCTTATGCTAGAGCTTTTGGAACATTGAAGCTTAAAGCCATTGATAAACAAGAGGGAGAACGTCGCAAGTTTAGAAGCGGGCACTGGAGATCTGCTCTTCGTGATATAAGGGAATTGGATGGTTTGGATTGTGAGGCCCCCATAGATTCTACT AGTCCTTCAGAAGACGAGCAGATCTCAGTTGAAGAATTGTCACATGCTTACAAGAAACTAGACCAGGATTACGAAAAATTTCTATCAGAATGTGGACTAAGTAAATGGGGTTACTGGCGTGGGGGTACCCAAAGACCTGAGCAGGAATAG
- the LOC101209198 gene encoding GDSL esterase/lipase At1g33811: protein MNMRTSSEPLILASMILTICLCMSTTANACSSPGYPPGSGSVPGFFIFGDSLVDNGNNNGLLTLARANYRPYGVDFPQGTTGRFTNGRTFVDVLAQLLGFRTFIPPYSRTRGRALLRGANFASGAAGIRDETGNNLGAHLSMNNQVENFGRAVEEMSRFFRGDTEALSCYLSKCIFYSGMGSNDYLNNYFMTDFYNTKSQFTPQAYASSLLQDYDRQLRQLYQFGARKLVVTGVGQIGCIPYELARYQGNSSRCNEEINGAITLFNSGLRKLVDRFNSGRVLPGAKFVYLDTYKSNIDLIENASNYGFTVVDKGCCGVGRNNGQITCLPLQQPCQDRRGYLFWDAFHPTEDANIVLAKMAFTSPSRAYAYPINIQQLAML, encoded by the exons ATGAACATGAGGACATCATCTGAGCCCTTGATTTTGGCTTCAATGATTTTGACAATTTGTTTGTGTATGAGTACTACTGCAAACGCTTGTTCTTCACCGGGGTATCCACCCGGGAGTGGATCAGTTCCTGGTTTCTTCATATTTGGAGATTCTCTAGTTGATAATGGGAATAACAATGGGTTGCTTACGCTTGCCAGAGCCAATTATAGGCCTTATGGTGTTGATTTTCCTCAGGGTACCACTGGCCGCTTTACTAATGGTCGAACCTTTGTTGATGTCTTAG CTCAACTACTGGGGTTTAGGACATTTATTCCACCATACAGTAGAACTCGAGGAAGAGCCCTTCTAAGAGGAGCCAACTTTGCATCTGGTGCAGCTGGAATTAGAGATGAGACTGGAAACAATTTG GGTGCTCATTTATCAATGAACAACCAAGTGGAGAATTTTGGGAGAGCAGTGGAAGAAATGAGTAGGTTTTTCAGAGGAGACACTGAAGCATTGAGTTGCTATTTAAGCAAATGCATTTTCTATTCAGGAATGGGAAGTAATGACTATCTCAATAATTACTTCATGACTGATTTTTATAATACCAAATCTCAATTCACACCTCAAGCTTATGCCTCTTCCCTTCTTCAAGATTACGATCGCCAACTCAGG CAATTGTATCAATTTGGAGCTCGAAAACTAGTTGTGACCGGGGTCGGGCAGATTGGTTGCATTCCTTACGAGCTTGCTAGATATCAAGGTAATAGTAGTCGTTGCAACGAAGAGATCAATGGTGCAATTACCCTTTTCAACTCAGGCCTCCGCAAGCTTGTTGATCGTTTCAACAGCGGTCGTGTTCTTCCTGGTGCTAAGTTTGTGTACCTTGATACCTACAAGAGCAACATCGACTTGATTGAAAATGCCTCCAATTATGGGTTTACAGTGGTAGACAAGGGATGTTGTGGAGTAGGAAGAAACAATGGACAAATAACATGTTTACCACTTCAGCAACCATGCCAAGATCGAAGAGGGTATTTGTTTTGGGATGCATTTCATCCAACTGAGGATGCAAATATTGTGTTGGCTAAGATGGCATTCACATCCCCTTCAAGAGCCTATGCATATCCCATCAACATTCAACAATTAGCAATgttgtaa
- the LOC101208955 gene encoding uncharacterized protein LOC101208955 isoform X2 — translation MEVKVWQRNRAHRFSLLPHSTPPSLILSLSNWANTKKSFNNQLRGIALRWRFQLLADISKHQLSTKHHFVHILEGNESLTSTSNQNGDPPHSIVMANKKIMDTDLEQKRQNIKIQNPREVRKIRNAFQLEEKLQSALNGLRIYKKLFALASSHQPPARTTSFIVLVPLVIFCARCIIGASYARAFGTLKLKAIDKQEGERRKFRSGHWRSALRDIRELDGLDCEAPIDSTSPSEDEQISVEELSHAYKKLDQDYEKFLSECGLSKWGYWRGGTQRPEQE, via the exons ATGGAAGTGAAGGTGTGGCAGAGAAATAGAGCACAccgtttttctcttcttccacACTCAACTCCTCCTTCTCTAATTCTTAGTCTCAG TAATTGGGCCAACACCAAAAAATCATTCAACAACCAACTCAGAGGCATTGCTCTG AGATGGAGGTTTCAACTTCTGGCCGATATATCCAAACATCAACTCTCCACCAAACACCACTTTGTTCATATTTTAGAAGG GAACGAGAGCttaacttcaacttcaaaccAGAATGGAGATCCTCCACATTCCATTGTCATGGCTAATAAGAAGATAATGGACACGGATCTAGAACAAAAGCGGCAGAATATCAAGATTCAAAACCCTCGAGAAGTAAGAAAG ATTAGAAATGCATTTCAATTAGAAGAAAAGCTCCAAAGTGCTTTGAATGGACTTCGAATCTATAAGAAGCTTTTTGCGCTAGCCTCTTCTCATCAACCTCct GCTAGAACCACTAGTTTTATAGTTTTGGTTCCTCTTGTAATATTTTGTGCCAGATGCATAATTGGTGCTTCTTATGCTAGAGCTTTTGGAACATTGAAGCTTAAAGCCATTGATAAACAAGAGGGAGAACGTCGCAAGTTTAGAAGCGGGCACTGGAGATCTGCTCTTCGTGATATAAGGGAATTGGATGGTTTGGATTGTGAGGCCCCCATAGATTCTACT AGTCCTTCAGAAGACGAGCAGATCTCAGTTGAAGAATTGTCACATGCTTACAAGAAACTAGACCAGGATTACGAAAAATTTCTATCAGAATGTGGACTAAGTAAATGGGGTTACTGGCGTGGGGGTACCCAAAGACCTGAGCAGGAATAG
- the LOC101206859 gene encoding uncharacterized protein LOC101206859, producing MAKKKQLASSAPWRGEEEVDEFAGAKVKVTKNPGETSVMHVPRKKSVKSKSTKEEDDSLEIDPELRYSFQRNYQFLQRVFSIDTIVKPLPPAMAYNASRNLNFFTRIFTQFFDPEGIANAQKSLGLGQEEKDRRVR from the exons ATGGCGAAGAAGAAGCAGTTGGCATCTTCAGCTCCTTGGCGGGGGGAGGAGGAAGTGGATGAATTCGCCGGGGCAAAGGTTAAAGTGACTAAGAATCCTGGGGAGACTTCGGTAATGCACGTTCCTCGGAAGAAGAGCGTCAAGTCCAAGAGCACAAAAGAAGAGGATGATTCTCTTGAGATTGACCCTGAGCTTCGCTACAGTTTCCAACGCAATTACCAG TTTCTTCAAAGAGTATTTAGCATTGACACAATTGTCAAACCTCTTCCACCAGCCATGGCTTACAATGCCTCCcggaatttgaatttcttcacTCGAATTTTTACGCAGTTCTTTG ACCCTGAAGGTATTGCAAATGCTCAGAAATCACTTGGACTGGGGCAGGAAGAGAAAGACCGCCGTGTTCGTTAA
- the LOC101208955 gene encoding uncharacterized protein LOC101208955 isoform X1, with product MEVKVWQRNRAHRFSLLPHSTPPSLILSLSNWANTKKSFNNQLRGIALRWRFQLLADISKHQLSTKHHFVHILEGYGRNESLTSTSNQNGDPPHSIVMANKKIMDTDLEQKRQNIKIQNPREVRKIRNAFQLEEKLQSALNGLRIYKKLFALASSHQPPARTTSFIVLVPLVIFCARCIIGASYARAFGTLKLKAIDKQEGERRKFRSGHWRSALRDIRELDGLDCEAPIDSTSPSEDEQISVEELSHAYKKLDQDYEKFLSECGLSKWGYWRGGTQRPEQE from the exons ATGGAAGTGAAGGTGTGGCAGAGAAATAGAGCACAccgtttttctcttcttccacACTCAACTCCTCCTTCTCTAATTCTTAGTCTCAG TAATTGGGCCAACACCAAAAAATCATTCAACAACCAACTCAGAGGCATTGCTCTG AGATGGAGGTTTCAACTTCTGGCCGATATATCCAAACATCAACTCTCCACCAAACACCACTTTGTTCATATTTTAGAAGG ATATGGTAGGAACGAGAGCttaacttcaacttcaaaccAGAATGGAGATCCTCCACATTCCATTGTCATGGCTAATAAGAAGATAATGGACACGGATCTAGAACAAAAGCGGCAGAATATCAAGATTCAAAACCCTCGAGAAGTAAGAAAG ATTAGAAATGCATTTCAATTAGAAGAAAAGCTCCAAAGTGCTTTGAATGGACTTCGAATCTATAAGAAGCTTTTTGCGCTAGCCTCTTCTCATCAACCTCct GCTAGAACCACTAGTTTTATAGTTTTGGTTCCTCTTGTAATATTTTGTGCCAGATGCATAATTGGTGCTTCTTATGCTAGAGCTTTTGGAACATTGAAGCTTAAAGCCATTGATAAACAAGAGGGAGAACGTCGCAAGTTTAGAAGCGGGCACTGGAGATCTGCTCTTCGTGATATAAGGGAATTGGATGGTTTGGATTGTGAGGCCCCCATAGATTCTACT AGTCCTTCAGAAGACGAGCAGATCTCAGTTGAAGAATTGTCACATGCTTACAAGAAACTAGACCAGGATTACGAAAAATTTCTATCAGAATGTGGACTAAGTAAATGGGGTTACTGGCGTGGGGGTACCCAAAGACCTGAGCAGGAATAG